In Luteibaculum oceani, the DNA window CGAAAATTGGCAGGTTATCTCGGATAAAAAAATAACCTTAACTGAAATAAGTGGCAACCACTTTTTTATTTTCTCTAATGCTCAGCAATTTTTGAACTGCCTTAAACAAGATATTGATGCATGATCTTTAAGCATGCTTTTAATAGAGATAAGTGGAGTGATCAGGAAACGAACTCTCGATTAACGGCTCTGCCTCTTGAAATAAAACAAAAAGCCTTGCGATACAAAAAATGGCAAGACCGCCAGGCTTGCATAATATCGCGAGAGTTGCTCCAAGCATCTCTTCAAGAGTTTTATGGAAATAATGATGATTATTTGGCCAGAGTACAGGTGGATAGATTTGGAAAACCCTTTTTAAACGAGGAAATCAATTTTAGTATTTCCCATACCGAAGAATTGGTTGTTTGTGCGGTTGCAAAAGATGTAATTGGGGTAGATGTAGAAAAAATAAGGGAAGTAGAATTTATAGATTTTCAGCAGTTTTTTACCACCCAGGAATGGAATGAGATCCAGTGTAGTGAGGAGCCAAAACACACTTTTTACAGGAAGTGGACCATAAAAGAGGCCGTGTTGAAAGCCGATGGTAGGGGATTGAGTGTGCCACTGAATAAAGTTGCTATTAGCAACCATTCCGCAAATCTCGATGGTAAATTTTTTCATGTTGAAACTCGCTTCTTATCTGAGGATCATCTTTGTGCGGTTGCTTACCAGTCCTAATGAAGAATTATTTTGCCAATTTTGGGCTTTTTAACCGACTTTGTGTTTGCTGTTATTAGTTACCCAATCAGGTGGATATTGCAATGAATATAAATTCACTTAGCCTTAACCCTATATGCCATGTTAGCTAAAAAATATACTAGAATAGCTTTTGGGTTACTATACCTTTTGTTGGCCGTTTACTTTATTAAAGAAGCGATGGGCAATGGTGATTTTAAAGTGTTTTTGGAAGCGGCCAAAATGCTTAGAAATGGTGAAAACCCATATAATAAATGGATTTTTGTAAGTGAAGGAAACTATTGCTTGTACTACTACAGCCCTCTTTGGGCCACCCTGCTGATTCCCTTTTCATACTTACCCAACTTTGTACCTAACCTACTTTGGTTAACGCTAAACTTCCTTCTTCTTTTACGCTGCTTTCGGCTTATGGGCAACTACCTTAATTTACAGGAGTTGTCTCAGAAAAAGGTGTTTTGGATTCAGTTCCTGTGCGTAGTCATGACCGTGAGGTTTTTACTGTACAACTTTGGAATGATCCAAATGACTGTCTTTTTGCTGTGGGGAATATTAGAGGGATTGGATCTTATAAGAAAAGGGCGGTTTGGATTAGGGGGATTACTGATTGCTTTCGTTATTAATGTTAAGATTCTCCCCATCGTAATTCTTCCATATTTGTTGTACAGGGCTTATTACAAAGGCTTTTTGTCCAGTCTCTTTTTTCTAATGGTTTTACTCCTTTTACCATCAATTTATTTAGGATGGTCGGTTAATTATATCCTTTTGCAGGATTGGTGGATGGTAATTAATCCTAGCAATCCGGAACATACTATTGAAACTGATTTGGGAGTACATAGCTTAACTGCGCTTATACCAAATTTGTTGACGGAAACAGATGGGAAATTAGATTTAAAGCGCAATCTTTTTAACCTAGATGAATATTGGGCCTTGAGCATATCCAACGCCATTAGATTTTCCTTAGTTGCATTCACCATTTACTTTCTATCGTCGTTACCCTTTAAGAAAGCAAAAAATGCTTTTTACGACTTTAGGGCTATTGCATACATCATCCTGCTAATTCCCCTAATTTTTCCGCATCAACTGAAATATGCCTTCACGCTGATTCTGCCAGCATGTTTTTATCTTCTACATTTTGTTTTTTCCCAATATGCTAATAGAAATCAAGCGATAGGGAAATTCCGATGGGTTGCAATACTGGTGTTTATGGGAATTGGATTTGTACTAATGACCCTAACAACAGATGGAGTAATAGGCAGGGAGCTTAGCAATATTACACAACACTATAAGACCATAACCTGGGGGGCTTTATTCCTAATTGGGGCTCTGATCCTTGTGAAACCAAACCTTCAAATTTCGGAAGACAATGAGTAGTTCTTGGATTGGTATGGATAAGCTATATAAGGTGGTGCTACCAATTTTGATCTTCTTTCTAAACCTGGGGCTTAAAATAATCTATCTTGATGCAGGCTCCATTTCGGGGGATGAACCCTTTACCATTTTTTATTCCCAACAAAAGCTTGCCGATTTATTCGAGCTGTTCCGAAATGAAAACAATCCACCACTTCATTTTTTAATCCTGCATTTTTGGATAAAGTGCTTCGGGATTTCTGCATTTTCAACGCGCTTTCCATCGCTAATTTTTAGTTCCCTTACCGCAGTCTACCTGTTTAAATTGGGCAAACAGTTTTTTAATTTGCGGGTAGCGGTGTTAGGGACTTTGCTATTTACCTTTTCCAGCTTTCATTTTTATTTCGCCCACGAAACCAGGGTTTATGCTCTTTTCGCATTGCTCACGGTACTCTCCATGTACGCTTTTTTAAATGCCAGAGAATCGAAAAGGTTCGGTGCTTATTTTACCCTGTTGGTGCTTAGCAATACCCTGCTTATTTATGCGCATTTCTTTGGCTTTTTTATTATTGTTATTCAGGCTTTGGGGGTTTTGTTAATCTCGGATTATAGAAAACATTTTTTTAAGGCTTATTCGTACAGCGTAGTATTGGTTTTTCTTACCTACATACCGTACTTAAAGATTTTTTTGGGTCGCTTTTTAGCTTCATCCGGGGGGACTTGGGTGGCAGCGCCTAAGTGGGAAAGTCTCTATAATCTTCTCTGGAAATTTAGTAACGCTCCAGTTAATACTTCAATTTTCCTTCTTCTGTTAATAACGGCGGGGGTAGCATTTGCAATTCGGATGAAAATGGGAATTAAAAAGAGACATGCGGCAACTAAATTATTAACGCTATGGTTTTTCTTCCCTTTCCTTTTTATTTTCCTTATTTCCTTCTTGCTTCCCATGTTCCTAGATCGCTACCTAATTTTTATCTCTGTAGCTTTCTATATGTTATTGGCCATCTCGTTGGAAAGCCTTATTAATTCGAAAAAGGTGTATGCCATTGTAGGAGGGGGATTGGTTTTGATGATGATCCTTACCTGTAATTATCAAAATGCACCCGATGGGGATTTGGAAGAGGCTGTGCGCTACCTTAAAACAAAAAAAGACGATAACACTGTTATTTTGCTTTGTCCGCCTTGGCTAAATCACGGTTTTAGTTACCACCTCTACTCTAACATTTTTAAGGATTACAGGAATTTCGAGGAAGGATTAGCGCAAAAAAATGTATTGGCCCTGTATACGGCCCAGGATATAGATGTAGCCATGCTTACCAATGCTTCTAAATTAATTTTTGTAGCAGGATGGACAGAGTTGGTCGATCCTCAAAACAGTATTAAATCACATTTAGATCAACATTTCCATTTGGAGGAGGTAAATCAGGATTTTAAGGTATTAACCATCAGCGAATACAGCGTTAACCAATAAATCACAATTACTCCATCTGAATCAGTAACTAGGGTGATCTACTCTAGTTAAGCTTATGCAATCCGCATTCTCTGTGCTCGAATACCTTCGTAGGGTCGTAATAGCGATTTTCAGAGGGTAGCTGATACTTCTGTAGGTAGGCATCTACTTCTTCATCCGTCCAAGATATAAATGGGCAGATTTTGTAAATACCGTTTGGCCCCTTATTTATTGGGGATAAATTATTTCTCAGCGCAGTTTGACCTTTTCTAAGGTTGGTGAACCAAAAATCTGGGTTCAATTCGGCTAATGCTCTTTTAAAGGGTTCTAATTTCACCTGTTCGGTAAAAATCTCATGTTCTTCTGTATCTGGTTGTGGGGTACCCAAAACGCTATTCCTAAAAGCTGCAGTTTGCTTGGGCACAAAGATTTTTATGTTCAGTTTTAGTCTTTTAATAAGCTTAACCGCGTGTTTATAGGTGAACGAGGTGTTATAACCTGTGTCTATCCACACCACTGGAATATCAGGTTTAAGTTGTGTAACGCAATGAAGTAAAGAGGCGGCACGCGGACCAAAGTTGGTGGTTATGATAGGATTTTTAGCGCGCTGAAGTACCCAAGCAACAATTTCAACTGGTTCTTTTCCTGCTAATTCAAGATTTACTAACTCGTCATTCATGCCGTAGAATAGTTTTTTGATGAGGAAACCCTCGAGCATTAATTTCTGAGTACAAACATATGTAAATCCTATAGGTTAAGTAGGATTAAAGTGGAAAAAATATATTACAAATCCGCAAGTGTTTGGTTTTCAACTATTTCTAGAATGTTGTCCCGTACTTTTTCAAACATGCTATGCACCGAGCAGCTCTCTTCAGAAGCGCAATCGGTACACTTTTCGTAATAATTTAAACTAACACAGGGAAGCCAAGCAATAGGCCCTTCTAAAATTCTAATCACCGAGGCTATACTTATTTCCTTAGACGGTTTCATTAGGTAGCATCCACCTCCCTTACCTTTTTTAGAGGCAATGATGCCCTGCTTTTTAAGCTCTGCTAATATGCTTTCCAGAAATTTTGGTGAGATGTTCTCATTCTTAGCAATTTCCGCGGTAGAAATGGGTTCGCCAGGAGGCGTTTTGGCAAGGTAGCCCAGCGCTTTTAATCCGTATTTAGTTTTCTTGGAAATCACAATTCAAATAACGCAATTAATCGCTTTTATCGGAAGTAGAATTCGGTGAAAATGTAAATGTTTTCTTGGATGCAACATGTGTTTTGTGAGTTGTGCCTAATGGGAATTCAGGTACTCCAGTGGTAAAACGGGCTTGAAATATAGTTGTGAACCTGTAATTTTGTTTAATTCCATTTTAGGAATACTAAATATTTTCAATCATCTGAATTTTATAAGGTTTCGATCCTTTTTTCTTTTATTCATAGACTGTTTAGTGATTTTTGTAATAAATGGAATATCTTGCCTCCTTTAAATTCAAATTCCATGATCTTTTCAAAACTTAATTTGGCCTATCCTCAAAGGCATTTAAAACGATTTAGAGTGATTTTTGGTGGCGATATCAAGTTTATACTCTGTCTAGTGGTACTTGTTTTTACCACCAACCAAGCGGTTAATGCACAATTAAATTGTTCTGGTGCTGCAGAACTTGCCTTAAATCAAACCTATAGTGGAACCACCGTTGGCGGTAATAGTAATGTGTCCACTTACAATAACGACCCATGGTGGCAACTTACGGGTCCCGAAAAGGTACATGAGTTAAATTGGCCAGGAGGTAATGTGCTAATTTCGCTAACAAATAAATCTGCAGGATTAGATCTTATTTTATTAAACGCATGTGATAATAATGATTTTGCGTACTCTGGTGGAGGAAATTCAGGAACTGCAGATTCTTATATAAACGCCTATTTAGACCAAGGTTTATATTACGTTATAGTAGATGGTTGGCAGGGTGCTAGTGGTACCTATGATTTGTTTGTTCAACAAAAGATACCGGTAAACATAAATGGGGTAACCAGAACCTTCGTACTCAACAATGGCACATTATATGAGGAGGTTGGGCAGCAGCTTATTCCTATAGAGTCAAACGTGATATCGGTTGAAAAAGACTGGGGTTATGTGACTAATGTTTCAACGGGGGAAGGCGTAGATGCCAATGTTTTATCCATAATGAAACAAGGAGAAGAAAAACCTAGAATGTTTCTTAATGAAAATTTTAATACCCAGTACTTAAAGCAAAAATTAGACTGCCAACAGTTTCCAATATTTCTTTACGGGGATAAGGTCTATTATCAGGATGTACAAACCCTAGATAACTGTGATGTATTAAGATGTGAAAACGGAAATGCCCTTGTTCATACCCGAGAAGGTAAAATTAAATTGCACACGCCTGCTGGGCAAGAAAAATGGGTAGATGTTGATCAAATAATTACTGTAGCTGGAATATCATACATCATTAAATCCAGTGATAAATCGGTTTGGGAATTAACACGCCCGGGTAGTCAATCCAGGCAAATTTCTAATTCCGCCGTTTTGCTTCAAGACAACGACAATCAATTAATTAAAATTGATGCTGAGGGAAAATATTCTAGATGGAATGGAGAAAACTGGAAATCAATCACCCCTTTATTTACAGGCGTAAGTCCAGAGGCTTCTGATGAAGGATTTTGGTGTTTTTGGCAACCTAAAACCTTACTTGAAAGTAGCAACGTGCAACTTGATCACATTAAGGGTCTTAAGGTATCAAGTACTGGAGAGATAACAGTAGGAATTATCCCAAAAACTGGAAATTGTGAGGAATTTCTCTGGCGAGTAGTTGATGCCGGCAATGGTAAAAAATACATTTTTAATAAAGCTAAGGGTGATACCATGCTTGCTCTTTCCAATCAAAATACTCTCATTTTTAGTAAAACTGAGGGTAAGAAATTATGGGATGTACAAGTTTCCAATAAAGAGGTTTACGGAACAAATGGCTACCAAGTAATTGGAGATAATGGTAACAAGGCCTTAGAATATGTATTTGGTGTTGCTCTAGGAGATTTTGTTCAGTCTGGATCCACTCAAACTTGGTTGTTTCAATTTAACCAAATGGTAAGGGATTATTTCCTACCTGTACCAACTCGTAGTAATTTGGAGACTCATTATACAGATAATCCAAATTTCAATTTAAGCACAGATGCCAGCGAAATTGAAAGTGCATATAACAAATTCCTTAAAGCGAGTAATGGGGTAACCATTTTCTCTACAAACACATGTTCTGATTGGGTTACGGTTAATTACTATTTAACCGTTGATAATATGATGAATGCCGTTAAAAAACCTAAGCCCGCCGATCCGAAAGTGAATCCTTCTCTTATTAATGAGCTTGATGTGATGGCAGGGCAGAGCTTGGTAATTATAGGGAAGAACGACTTAAACTATAGCGTACCTAATTACTATTTTACCAAGGGATTCAACTCTTTTAGCGTAGCTTCTTTAAGAGGCTCTGCGGGGTATCTAGCTCCTCGTAGATGGATATTGGTATCGGAGGAATTAACCTGTAAAACAGGTATTGTAAATAGACCTATGGACACTGGATTTAGAAGGTTCGATCACGGTGTACATGAATTTGGCCACGCGCTTCAAGAGTTGTGTAACTGGATAGCCATTGTAGATGCAAATGATATGTGTAACGATGAAAGAAACGCGAGCTCTGAATGCTTTTGTTATGATATGCAAAACTGGTTTAATAGTAATGGAAATAGCAACTTATACCCTGGTTTAAGAGCAAGTAAATGGTGGACACCACAATCTCAAGGTGTGAGTGCGGAACAAAGAGCAGAGGTGATGAAAAGAATCTTTGAGGAAGAAAACACCTGGATGCCACCAAAGGTGCTACGCCAAAACGGCTATACGCCTTCTGGTCCAACAAAGGAATCTACATCGGTAGGGGTTTTAAATGTGGTTAAGTATAGCCTAAAGGTTTTTCCTAATCCGGCGGAAGATTTTTTAACCATTGATGTAGCGCAAGCAAATGATTTAAAAGTAACGCTTATAGACTTTGGTGGAAAGCAGGTTTTTGAAAGTGATTTGAACCAAGGAATTAATAATATCCCTTGTAAAAATTGGGATTCAGGAGTTTATATGTTGCTGATTAATGGACCAAGGGGAACCCAGGTGAAAAAAGTAGTGATTAAGTAGTAGTTGATCTTAATATTAGAAAAAGCACGGTATTGGCCGTGCTTTTTTTATCTCAATACCCTTACCGACCCTGGCATTTTATAGAGTTGGTCTTCAAATACCGATTTAATCTTTATCATGAAGGAATAAACTCCAGTTGGCACCTCTTTTCCGAGGTATTTACCATCCCAGCCATTATTGATATTCTGGGTTTTGAAAATCATTTCTCCCCAGCGATTATAAACCGTCATTTCAAAATATTCAAGGTCTGAATCAGGTATTACTGGGATAAAATAGTCGTTAATTCCATCTCCATCTGGGGTAAAAGAATTGGGGATAAATACATTTAATTTATCCGTTACAATAACTTTTTGCCACGATGAGTCTCTACAGCCTTTTGGTGTTTCACCTTTTAGCTCTACGACATAGGTTCCGGTGTCGTTTCTGGGAAAAATATAATCCGTCTGAAATTTCGGAATGGTGTCCAGTCCACCGATTACCCAAGTATATTTATTGCTTCTAGATCCATGGTTGGTGAAAGTCACTCTAGGTGCAGTTCTGGTAACGCGTTTTGGACTTAGTGTAAAATCAACAATAGGGTCGGGGAATACATTAAACCGCCTGTAAATGGTTGTATCGCTCGAACAGTTGTTTTCACCCAAAACATCGATCTTAATGGGCATTAGTTCGCTGTTATATATCCGGCGCTTTATGGTATCGCAGGAGGTATATAAATGGTGATCGAATACAATTCGGCAGTTTTGTAAAGGGATGTCAGCGTTTACCACCAATTCTGCGTCGATATATGAACAGCTACTGTCGGAGTTTAACCATACATCTGTGCTTGGATTGGGCTTAACTAACACATTTATAGTATCTGGCAAACCTAAGGCCTCACACCCATTGTCCGATCTTATCGAGGTTACTTCATAGATATTCTCTCCAAGCTTGGGGTTTATTGGAAATAGAGAATTATTTGAAGGATTAGATGTGATTTCGAAAGAATAAGTGGTGTCGTTATTTTCTTTTATTTCAAAAGAGACCGTATCGCCTCCAAAGCCAGAGATAGCCATCACTCTTGTTTCATCATTGCAAAAGTACTGAGGAGTTTCATAGGTTAAATAAGGCCTAGGCTTGGTCCATGCAGTGCTATATCTCCAGTGACCTGTACAGCCATCCCTGCTTACAATATCTTCAAAGTAAACTCCAGTCGTCTCGGACAGGGATGGGAAGAAAAACTTAACATCTGGTCCATTTACATTGGTGTAGAGCGTATCGAAAAACTGATCACTAGATCGAATTCTAAATTGATAGGGAGCATTATTTCCAAGAATCTGGAAATCAATTTCCAATGGACCATCCTGACAAATGGGGTCATTAAATTTAATCCAATCTATCCTTGGTTCATCAAAAACCAATAAGCCAGCAATCCCATTTATGGTACCACTACATCCAGCTGATGTTAGGCCTGTAGCTTTTGTTCCCGTAATGGAGTAACTACCGCTAGGCAGTTTCATTGTGAAAATGGAGTCGTTTTCATTTAAAAGGACTTGTTTCCACTCATCCGTTCCATCGGTTAAAGTTATTTCTACTGGAAAATCACCTTTTATATGCCTTACAATAATCGCTGCGCTGTCACCAGCATCGGGGCAGATTTGATATTGACCTAAAACCTCAAATTCTGGCATTGGAATTCCATACATGCTCTTTTGCAAATCCACCTTGCTAAAGCATTTTGGGGTTTGGGTGTATTGGACAGAATCTATGTGAAGGATGAAATCTCCAAAGCCACTATGCGGCAGGATTTTATTAAAATTCAGCTGCCCAGCAGAAAAGGGGATAGTAAAGCTAGTATCTACCGACCCGCTCATTCTTCCTGTTACATAACCATCTAAAGCGGGAGTTTCCGATAGGGTAATATCCAGATTAAAGGTATTTCCCTCACAAATCGAGTCCTTTTGGGTAGAAAAGTCGGCAATCCCAGGGTTTTTGTAGACGGTTAAGGTTATCCAGTTGCTCACACTTAAACAGGTGTCTGCTAGTTGAATGGAGTCCGATCCAATCGCATTTCCAACCATTCTAGAAATAAAATACTCCTGTCCAGAGATAAAATTGGAAACATCAATTATCGAGGACAACTGAAAATCAATAACGGTATTGATATTATTGGAGTCTGTAGCTATTGCAAACAATACATTGTCATTGGGTTCGGCAACTGCAGGCGAGGATTCTGTTAACTGAATGGTTTCGCTTTCGCAAAACAGGCCTTTAGAAAGCGTATTGAGGTGTCCTGCATCGCTTCCACATGAACAAAAATGTTTTGTTCTTAAGGTGTCTTCTGGACAATGAGCAGTGCTGTAATTGAATATGGTATAGATTTCATTTCCGTTGGGAATGTCTTCACTCAAATACTCATTATTCCCCAAATCGGTAAAACTAGAGATGCCTCGTTGCTCCACAGTATAACCATCTGATTGGTCAATGCGAATACGCATTTTATAATTTTCGTTGTTAGCGTCGCAACTTATAGCAAGTATTGTATGATCTACCGGTTTGGTGGCGTTAACCGTAATGTTGATTAAGGTATCTGCTGGACATCCAATTTCATCCCTGAACTCACTTAGAAACACATTATTGGTTCCCTCAGAGCTAATGTTAATTCCAAAGGTTTCCCCACTTTCTATATCGTTTATGGTGTTTCCGTTGGCTTTAAAATTAAAGGTGTTGTCTCCTTTTTTGCTTTCTAATAAAAAGCGTACCTCAGAATTTACACAGCGTGGATTGCTAAAAAGTGGAGTTATAATAAGTTCGGGTTTGGGCGAAAAAGCAACTGAGTAGGTAGCGCTCTTAGCCATGCAACCACTTGGGTCATTTAAGTCTACCCCGTTAGCGTTTTTATCCCCAACTACTGTGGTTAAATAATAAGTGGTTCCAAAATTTAAATGGGGTTGGTAAAAAACTTTGGGGTTGGGATAAAAACTATACTGGGCAACTACTTCATTGGGGTTAAAAGTTGGGCTAGTATGCAAATATTGCACTATGGTATCGTTAGCATCAAGGTGGTGGTCACCTAAATGGTTTAAGTCCAGCGTATCGTTATAACACAGTAATAAATCGCCTGGAGCACCAGGAAAACTTCCAGCATCAGACATACAATCGCACGAAAATCTACCCTTAATGTTCGGCGATTTAAAATCCATGGGTGTACAATTGTATTGATCGGTTACGGTATAGTTGTAATTCGATCCTGTTGGCATCCAGTCGCTAATAAAACGGTTGCCAACCAAAGTGCCAGTAGCGGGACTAACCGAATAGCTGTTTGGATCTCCGCCAGAAATTGATGCGTAAATTCGGTAGGCGTTGTTCTCGCTATTGCATACAATGCTGTCTACAAATATTTCAGGGCTTTGGCGAACGGATACAGAAATAATCGCTTCAGATTCTGGGCAGTTGTTATTAGCCTGGTGCTTATACTTAAATCGGTATGTCCCGTTTAAAAACTCAGTTAAAACTTCGCCTCTCGCGGCATCTAGCTGACCGCTATTATCCATGTCTTCCCAAAGACCACCTAAATCTGCATCGGCACTCAACTCGTCTTCCAGTTTCAGACTGTCGGTAGAAGCGCATACCGTAACTGTTTTATCCAATCCCGGTGAAGGTCTTTCTTCTAAGTAAATTTTTATGGTGGTTTGCTGCGGCGGGCAGGGAGCATTGGATGGTAGGGTATAATCGTAGTGATAGGTTCCGGGAGGATTCGCAGTTAAATCTAATTCACCCGTATTAGGATTTAAGCCTAATGACGATTCTCTTCCATTCCAAATACCTCCCTTTTTGGGTTTCATTTGGTGCTGGTTATCCAGGTCTATGGTACCAAAACGACATAAATAAAGGGTGTCGCCTCTACCTTCATTTAATTTGTCAATCACCGTAACTCGAATGGTATCTGTAGATCGGCATCCAATTTTGTCTTCTGCCAAAAAGGTTAGCAAATATTCCTGGTTGCCACCATTTGCTGAGAGATTAACAGTTTGTGTGGGGTTGTTAGGATCCGAAAAATATCCAGGTGGCTGCCAAAGGGTAGTGGCTTTGTTTTCGTTTTTTATGTTTAAAAACCAATCATCTAAATAACCCGTTTTGCCCGAAATATTATCTATTACCTGCAATACCCAAGTTCCATTTATATCTGTTCCTACTAGGTCGTTGAGGTTGTTTTTAGACTGGAAACTACCTGTGTAGGGTGCGTTGGCAGTTGCTATAGAGGTGTTGGATAATAAAGTAAAACACGTGCCCTCATAATTTATACTGTCGGGCCCAACCTTGTCTACCAGAGTTATAGATGAACCGTTTGGTGCCTTTAATTTAAGGGTTAAGTCACCTACGCTGGTGTGTGATAAATTCACGCAAACTCCAACCAAATCTCCCGCCGCTAGCTTACCAGCTCCGGTTATGTTAACGTCAATACCAGAGTTAATTCCGTTGAGGTTATTGTCTGGAATTACTCGGTCTTTTCTATTGCTGAATTGAAGGGGAGAAGCAAATTCGGTGAGCTTCACCTTGCCCGTTAGGTATAAGTCTTCATCCTCGCAAATGGTGGTGTCATTGTTGTTTATGGAGGCAATGGGTTTGGAAACGGTAACGACTTTAGATTTTACCGAGCTACATCCCGAAGCAATATCGTCTACCGATAAACTAATGATGTAATTTCCTGGTTCGGTGTATTTTTTGGATGGGGGATTGGGCCCAATATGGGATGTACCATCACCAAAATCCCAGGTGTAATTTAAATTGGTAGCGCTAGAGTGTGTAATGTTTACCTCAAGCGAGTCGCAACCTAAAAATTCATCAATCTCAAAGTCAGAGTTGACAATTTCAAAAGATCCACCCCATTCCAAAACAAAGCCATCGGTAGTTTTAGAGAAGTTATCAATGAGTAAGGCATAGGTTTTGCCTTTATCTACGGTAATAACAGGAGAAATTTCTCCTGGATTGGGATAGGATCCTGGGTTAGGAGCCATACCGGTTGGAGCTCCATCTTCACCTGCAAAGTTGTAATTGCACTGCTCTGCTACCGGCCTTGAAGAGGTGGACGGGCATCCGTTGGTAATATCTAAAAGTGCCCAGTCGTATTCGCTATCTCCCTTTGGAGTTATTATAAATTCTAGCGTTCCCGTTTTGGAAACGGTAAACATGAGCCATACATCTCTCCTTACTTCAAAGGAAAAACAATCTGGCCACATCCCAGATGATTGGTAATCTACGAGGTTTTCAAATTCCAGCGTGCTCTTATTGCAGACTCTTCCAGCATTATCGCATCGGTCTCCCGGGTCTTCGGTGTCAAAGTTGTTTGTGAAACACAATTGGTAATGTCCGAATTGTTCGGTTTTGGAGCTGATGATTACAAAATAATTCTCTCCCGCAGTAACGGTTGCATTAAGAGTAAGCTTGTTAAATCCGGGAGTGGATGAGCATTTTTCGATTGTATAATTATTGCAATCTCCAGAAAGGAGGAAAATTACGGGGTCTTTTATTGCTGAAGTCCCAGAGGGCGTTAATTCTATCGTTAAACTCGAAGCCTGCGCGGTAAACTTGTAGAAAAGATCTGGACCACTGGGTGTAAACGAACAATTGGTAGTGGTGGTAAAGGTAAATCCAGACTCGGTTGGGGTTAGAGCATCGTGAAAAACGCAGGCACTTCCTTCACTATTAAAAACAATGGATTTAGCATCGTCGCAAAGATTGTTTGGGGGAGACTGCGCCCAACCCGTTACTGCGAGGGCTAAAAAAAGTATACTATAAACGAGTCTAAGCGCCATGCGGAACACAAATGTAGACGAATAAAAATCCCAAAGTTGCTAGTTGGGCGTCACTTTTAAACATTAATATCTTTGCACAAATTTATAACGCAATGCTAGGGTTAAAATTAGAAACCGACCCACGGTGGGTAAACATCGTAGAAAAGAACATTTCCGAGATATTAACGGATCATGCATACTGTGAGCAAAAGGCCGCTAGCAATGCAATTACAATTATTGTTAAGTA includes these proteins:
- a CDS encoding glycosyltransferase 87 family protein; protein product: MLAKKYTRIAFGLLYLLLAVYFIKEAMGNGDFKVFLEAAKMLRNGENPYNKWIFVSEGNYCLYYYSPLWATLLIPFSYLPNFVPNLLWLTLNFLLLLRCFRLMGNYLNLQELSQKKVFWIQFLCVVMTVRFLLYNFGMIQMTVFLLWGILEGLDLIRKGRFGLGGLLIAFVINVKILPIVILPYLLYRAYYKGFLSSLFFLMVLLLLPSIYLGWSVNYILLQDWWMVINPSNPEHTIETDLGVHSLTALIPNLLTETDGKLDLKRNLFNLDEYWALSISNAIRFSLVAFTIYFLSSLPFKKAKNAFYDFRAIAYIILLIPLIFPHQLKYAFTLILPACFYLLHFVFSQYANRNQAIGKFRWVAILVFMGIGFVLMTLTTDGVIGRELSNITQHYKTITWGALFLIGALILVKPNLQISEDNE
- a CDS encoding RrF2 family transcriptional regulator, producing MISKKTKYGLKALGYLAKTPPGEPISTAEIAKNENISPKFLESILAELKKQGIIASKKGKGGGCYLMKPSKEISIASVIRILEGPIAWLPCVSLNYYEKCTDCASEESCSVHSMFEKVRDNILEIVENQTLADL
- a CDS encoding 4'-phosphopantetheinyl transferase family protein codes for the protein MIFKHAFNRDKWSDQETNSRLTALPLEIKQKALRYKKWQDRQACIISRELLQASLQEFYGNNDDYLARVQVDRFGKPFLNEEINFSISHTEELVVCAVAKDVIGVDVEKIREVEFIDFQQFFTTQEWNEIQCSEEPKHTFYRKWTIKEAVLKADGRGLSVPLNKVAISNHSANLDGKFFHVETRFLSEDHLCAVAYQS
- a CDS encoding phosphoadenosine phosphosulfate reductase domain-containing protein; protein product: MNDELVNLELAGKEPVEIVAWVLQRAKNPIITTNFGPRAASLLHCVTQLKPDIPVVWIDTGYNTSFTYKHAVKLIKRLKLNIKIFVPKQTAAFRNSVLGTPQPDTEEHEIFTEQVKLEPFKRALAELNPDFWFTNLRKGQTALRNNLSPINKGPNGIYKICPFISWTDEEVDAYLQKYQLPSENRYYDPTKVFEHRECGLHKLN
- a CDS encoding glycosyltransferase family 39 protein is translated as MSSSWIGMDKLYKVVLPILIFFLNLGLKIIYLDAGSISGDEPFTIFYSQQKLADLFELFRNENNPPLHFLILHFWIKCFGISAFSTRFPSLIFSSLTAVYLFKLGKQFFNLRVAVLGTLLFTFSSFHFYFAHETRVYALFALLTVLSMYAFLNARESKRFGAYFTLLVLSNTLLIYAHFFGFFIIVIQALGVLLISDYRKHFFKAYSYSVVLVFLTYIPYLKIFLGRFLASSGGTWVAAPKWESLYNLLWKFSNAPVNTSIFLLLLITAGVAFAIRMKMGIKKRHAATKLLTLWFFFPFLFIFLISFLLPMFLDRYLIFISVAFYMLLAISLESLINSKKVYAIVGGGLVLMMILTCNYQNAPDGDLEEAVRYLKTKKDDNTVILLCPPWLNHGFSYHLYSNIFKDYRNFEEGLAQKNVLALYTAQDIDVAMLTNASKLIFVAGWTELVDPQNSIKSHLDQHFHLEEVNQDFKVLTISEYSVNQ